TCCGAACCGCGCCGCGCGCTGCGCAAGGCCTTTGGCGAAGGCCTCGCCTTTTATCGCGCCGGCGACTGGACGGCGGCGCGCACGGCCTTTTCGGAGGCGCTGGCGGCGGCGCCCGACGACGGCCCGACGCGCGTGTTCCTGCGCCGGCTGGACGAGCTGGAGACGGCGCCGGCGCAGGAGGGTTGGAACGGCGCCTGGCGATTCGCGGAGAAATAGGGCGCGGCGCCCTCTATACGGAGGAGGCGGACGGCTGTTGCAGATCAGCGGGAATTCATGCGCGAGGTCATATCAGGTTTGTGATGGTCGTTTTGTCCACGCCGAGGATTGCGGCGATTTCTGCGGCGGTGCGTATTCCCGACTTGCTGAGCGCCGTTATCGCAGCAATTTCCATCGCGGAAAATTGCCCGGAGTATTGAAGGGTTTTGCCTTTGGGGCAGTTGATGATGCGTTTTGCGTAAGCGAGCGCCTCCGGCTGATCCGCAAGCGCCGATTCCAGTTCCGGCAGCTTTTCGGCGTCGCGGGGATATTCCGGGATTCGGACGTCGTCCGTGACGTTTCCGGCGCCTTTCGTTGTGGGCGCAGCCTTCGTGGGCCTGCCGTCCGCAATGTTGTTGCGCTGGTCGTTGTTCCGTTTGGCAAGAGCGGCAGGCTTTCTGACGTAATTCCAAACGGTTCTCTGAGTGACGCCGAATGCCTTGCCGATCCGTTTATCGCTTATGTGCGCTTTGGCAAAGAAACCCATGGCTTCGCTCTGAGCGGCGGTTACCACGGGCCCATCTTTTTGGCCCTCCAGATTTTCCCTTATGAGCGGGGCTTTCGTTATGACTACAGCCTGCGCCTCCGGGGAAAGTTTATAAAAGCCCCTGATCTTTGAGGGGTCTTGCGGGAAATCGTGGAGAAGAATCATCTCCTGGCCGAAACCGAACTGTATGAATTGCGGAGGCGCTGGCGCTCTGGGTCCAGCCTTGCCGCCTGTATTGTTGTTTGGCTGGCTGCTGATCCCTTTCCCCTGCAGTGCGAAGGATGCGCCGCCCTCGCCCCGAGGCGTGGTGTTACTCAGTGAAAACGGGTAGCCGGTCGAGGTGTTGGGGTTGTGTCTGTCCTGCAGACCGGGGCGAGAAGCCTCCACATGAGAGCCGCCGCCTGGCAGGCTCGACAAGCGAGGCTTTTTGGAGGGTTGCCCGGAAGGATCGAAGTCGGGCTTCCGGAGGTTCTGCGACGATGCGCCTGTAACGGACCACTGTGTCGGCAAATCCCAGACCTTCACAATCCGGGTCCCGTTATCTGCGTGAAGAGGCGTCGCCGGTTCGACGCCGCTGCTGGCCGCGTGGACGGCATTCTCCGGGAAGTTGTTGATCGTGATTTTGAAGTTGGTGGGTCCGAAGACGTTTATCTGGCCGGGTGTCTGCGCAGGCCCCTGCGGAAAGATGTTCGGAGGATTCTCGCCAGAGAGCGTATTCAAACCGGGGGGCGGTCCCGCAGGCTGTGGGTTCGGGAAAGGATCATTGTTCGAGAGAGGCGCGGGAGGGGGTGGAGCTGGCTGCGTGTGTTGCTGCCTTGGTCCCCCGAAGGCGCTCGGTCGGTTTGTCGTCGCACAATGGGCCGGAACCGGCGGCTGCTTGTCCTGTAATCCGGGCTCTCGCCCCACGTTCTGCGGTGACACATGCTCTGCAATCGAAAGCCCCCCGCGCGACTTCTGTGCAATCGGCAGAATCGGCGCCGAATGCTGTGCAGGCGCTAGGCCTCCGCCCGGCGCGGATGGGTTATTCGTCAGGCGCTCGTCGAAGTGTCGCTGCGCTTCCGTGTTGAAGAATTGTCCGACGCCGAGGTGAAAGCCGCCGCCGCCGATCTGAACCGTGTGGTTTTCAGGAAGGCGCTGTGCGCTGCCGACGTTCGACTCGTCCGAACCTTGTGTGCCCGGCGCGTTGATTGTGACCGGCGTGTTTTGCACGGTTGGCAGCCGGTTATTGAACATGCGCCAAGCTCCCGCCCGCTACACCGGGAAATCCGCCCCAAGGAATGCTTTTCATTCTACCGCTCCCGGCAGGCGCGCGACACTGGCCAGCGGTTGTGGCGCAGAGCGGCCTCGCGCGGGCGGCGCTTGGGGCGGGGCCGGAAGACGGATTGAGGCGCGCCTGTGTCGGCCGACGCGCCCGCCGAGAGACGGGCGACGCGCGGGACCGGGAGCCGCCCCTCTCCGATTCGGCCTTCCTCGCCTATCCTTCCGGCGCGGCGCCCTCGAATGCGGCGCCGTCAGGCGATGTCGAAGCGGGCAAAGCGCGCGCGGCGTTCGAGGTTGATGGGTCGCGCCCCGGCGCGCGGCAGGGTCCAGCCGGCCTGGCGCTCGAGCCCATATGCAGAAACGACAAATGCTTGCGTTTCCGGGTCGTTGCGGCCGGATTTCAGCCCGCCCTTGCGGGCGCGGGCGGGCGTGCTGAACGCGTCGCTCTTGCGCGTGTCGACCATCTGTTTCCCTCCCGTTCGCCGTTTTCGACAGCGAACGTCCTTGCGCATCCCGTGCCAGACGCTTTTGACAGCATTGTCCGGGCTTGGCGGGGGTGCGGCAAAGGACCACGGGGCGCGAAAACCGATGGCGCCACTGTGATCGCGCTTCAGCTCACAGACGGCCGAGCAGCGCGAGCACGAGCACGATGGCGAGAATGGCGCCCACCGCGCCGCCGGGGCCATAGCCCCATTCGGCGCTGTAGGGCCAGGTCGGCAGCGAGCCGATCAGCAGCAAAATCAGCAGGACGACCAGAACGGTGGAGAGCATGACGTCGATCCTTCTTCGCGGGTGCGTCAAAGTGGTGGATTGAATAACGGGGCGGCGTCGCCGACCCTGCGGCATGATCCGTCCGCAAGTCGCCAACGCCGTGCTCATGTCGATCCTGTTCGCGACGCTCGCGGGCGGGGCGATCCTGATGATCACCGGGGCGCCCGAATTGCGTCGTCACGTCGCCGCGGCGGTACGCAGTTGCGAGCTGAGCGCGCAGGCAGTCTTCGAAGCGCGGGCGCGCTAGGTCAGCAGGTCCAAACCCATTCGCCGCGCTGGTCGTTCCAGGCCCAGCAGACGCCCGGATTGGCATAGCCGTAGACATGGCTCCAGTCGCGCTTCTGGTAGCGCCAGAGGCCGCCGTAGCGCTGGATGTTGCCCAATTCCCTCTCCTGCGCCAGCGACGCTCCGCAAAACAGCAGCGGGACGAGCATGACGGCGATCGCAAGCTTGCGCATGACGCCTCCTTTGAAAGCCCTCCGCCCCACACGCCGGCCTTTTCGCATCCGGTAAGCCGTTCTATCTGGAGGAGACGAAGAGCGGAGCAAGGCCGATGGCGGAGAAGCAGGATTTCGCGCCGGTGGAATGGCGGAAGGTGATTCAGTCGCCGCTGCTCGCGGGCTACGCCGTCAGCGCCGCCGATCCGAGCGGGTTCATCGGCCTGTTGCAGGAGGCCTTCGCCGCGGCGGGCATGGTCGCCGCGGGGCGCGCGCAGTCCGGCGATCAGCTGATCCGCCACGTCTGCGACGCGCTGGGGTCGTCGAGCGGCCGCGCCGAGGCGCGCGAAGGCGTGCGCAGCATCATACAGGGCGCCGGCCTCGACGAGATCAAGCAGCGCGCGCTTGCCGGTCTCGCAGAGGTCGCCGCGATCCTCGACGCAAAGGCCGGCGAACACGCCCTCCCGTTCAAGAACTGGCTGATGGCGGTCGCGCGCCAGGTTGCGGAAGCGGGGCTCGAGGACACCTTCCTGGGCTTCGGCGGCATTCGCATGAGCGAGAAGGAAAAGGCGACGCTCCATGAGATCGCCGCCGCGCTCGGCCTGCCGGAGCCCGCCGCCGCGGAAATATAAGCCGCCGCCGCGCTTGCCCGCGTTCGCTCGAGGCCGCAGTTCCCCTTCATGTCGGTCGCGCCGCGCCGCGCGGCCACGCGGCGCCAAGTGCGCGCCGCGCGGTCACGCCGCGCCAAGTGCGTTCGCGCACATTCGGCGCGCGCGAAAGTCGTTAACAAAGAGTTAACGATGAGGAGGACGTCATGAAAGCTGTCGTCGCCACCGGTGTGTTGGGAGCCGTCGCCATCGCCGTCATGACGGAGATCATGAGCGTTGTGATGACGCTCTCCGCCATGCATCATGTCGCCGCCTATAATTCCTGGATGGGGATGTGATAAAACCCCGTCCCGGCGCAACGGCGGGGCGGGAAGATGACGAGAGCGGCTCTGTGGAAATGCGCCGTGGCGGTCGCGGCGGCGGCGCCTGCGGGCGCCCGCGCGGAGCCGGTCTGGTCGCAGGACTTCGTCTCGCGCGTCGAGGTTCTCGCGCTGATCCAGACGCTCAACGCGTCCCTGCTGGCCAGCCGCAGCGCCACCGCCACCCTCGAGAAATGGTGCGCCGATCATCATATGGCGGCGGAACCGAAAATCGTCGCCATCCGCAACGCCGGGCCCGAGCGGGAGCCGGCCGCCGAAACGCGCGCGCGCCTTGCGCTTGCGCCGGGCGAACCCGTGAAATACCGCCGCGTCGCGCTGCGTTGCGGCGGCCATGTCCTCTCCGAGGCGGATAACTGGTATGTGCCGGGCCGCCTCACCAGCGAGATGAACCGCGCGCTGGAGACGACCGACACGCCCTTCGGCAAGGCCGTCGCGCCCCTTCAGCCCTTTCGCCGCACCATCGAGATGACGATGCGCTGGTCGCCGCTGCCCGAGGGCTGGGAACTGTCGCCCCCAGCCGTGCCGACCCCGGGCGCGCTCGCCCTGCCGCATGAAATTTTCGAGCACAAGGCCGTTCTCTACACGGCCGACCAGAAGCCCTTCTCGGAAGTGCACGAGCATTATACAAGCGAAATCCTTGACTTCGCGGCGCCGGCGGCGGGCGCCAAATAGCGCCGGCCGGCCGCCCGCGCTGCGGGCTATGCTCGGCGGCGCTTTACGCTTATTCCTTTACCGGACTAACGAAATGGGCGGGTGTTTCATGGACGAATGGTATTACGCCGAGAATGGCGAGAGCGTCGGGCCGGTGGCGGCCGAGGTCGTGGCGCGGGCCGTTGCGGACGCAGGGGATCAGGCTGTGCTCGTCTGGTCGCCGGGAATGCCCGATTGGGTCGACGGCCGGGACCTCCCGCAATTCGCCGCCAAGGATGCGGCCGGCGCGGCCCCCGCGGCCCTGTTCGGCGCCGGGACGCGCATCGTCGCGGAGAAGCGCGCCGTGGCCGAGCCGACGACCGACTCCCGCGGCAAGACCCTCATCAAGCGCGCGCGCCACGAACTGCTCGCCTATGTGGGCATCGCGACCTATCTCTTCGTCTGGTTCTGCGCCCTGATGTTCTACAAGTCGACCGTCCTGAAAGGGGCCGGCGTCGATCTCGCGCCTTTTGGCGTCGCGGCGCTCGTCAAATCGCTCATCCTGGCGAAATTCATTCTGCTTCTGGAAGCGGTGCAGCTCGGCGCGCGGCGTGGCAAGGGCGCCATTCTCATCGTGCAGATTGCGCTGCGCGCGCTGATCTTCACCGTCGCTCTCGCGATCATGACCGTGATCGAGGAAATCGTCGTCGGCTATTTCCACGGACATGGCGCGAAAGAATCCCTGAGCGGCCTGATCACCGCGACGTCGCCGTCTCAGGTGCTGGCGACCGCCATTTTGATGTTCCTCGTGCTCGTTCCCTATCTCGCCTTCCGCCGCATCGCGCTGGAAGTCGGCCAACTGCCCGAGCTTTTGTTCACCCGTCGGGGAATAAAAGAGGCGGCCTGAGGCCGCCTCGACAATCGGGACGCGGGACATATGGCGAGGCCGCTCTGAGCCCTTTCAGAGCGGCTTGCCCGCGCTCTTCGCCCAGTTGGGCATCATCTCATTGCTTGGCAGCGTCTGATCGGTGAGCTTGCGCGCCTGCGCGACGCCGGCGATCGGCAGCGTTCCCGGCTCCAGCAGGCCGATCTGCACGAGCACCGAGGCCTGATCCCAGTAAATATGCTCATGCGCGAGTTTGCCGTCGCGAAACCGCGCAATGGCGACGAGGGGCACGTCGATCCGTCGTCCCGTTGGCGCGACGCCGGGCAGCATCCAGTCGACTTCATGCGTATGCGTGAAACTGAACAGCATTTCATCGACGACGCTCTCGGCGCCGACGGTGCGGCTGATGGAGGTGAGCGTCGTGTCGGGCGGATTGGCGCCGATGAAATGATATTTGTAAAAACGCTTCAGCTCGTCATGCCCGACGCCGCCGGTCATGGTCGGGATGTGGTTGACGTAAGGGGCGTCGACCATGGTCGCCATTGTGGCGTCGACATCGCGCGCTTCGAATTCGTAGCGGCAATGTTCGTCCCATAAGGCGGCGAGATCGTATTGCGCATCTTTCGACATGGTCGCCCCTTTGCTGTTTTGCGGCGAATGTGGTCGGCGCGTCGCCGCTAGGGCAAGGGCGCCAGCGTCACCCGCAGCCCGTCGCGCGGGCGCGGGATCGGCCAGTATTGCCATGCCGGCCTGTAATCAGGCGGCGCGACGAGCCGCGTCGTCGTGAGCAGATGATAGGCGAAACACTTCGCCTGCAAATAGGCGAAATGCAGGCCGAGGCACATATGCGCGCCGCCGCCGAAGGGCACATAAGCATATTTGTGACGCGCGCGCTGGGCCTCCGGCGTGAAGCGACGAGGATCGAATGTCGCGGGCTCGGGCCAGTGCTGCGGCATGTGGTGCGTATAGAGCGGGTTGATCGCCACGCAGGCGCCCGCGGGAATCCGATAGCCGCCAAATTCCACCTCGCGCAGCGCGCAGCGCAGGACGGAGGGCGCCGGGGGAATGATGCGCATGGATTCGTTGAACGCCATTTCGACGAGCGGCAGATCGCGCAGCCGCTCGAAGGGCAGCGGCTCGCCTCTGGCGAGACCGAGCGCGAGAACCTCCTCGCGCAACTGCTCCTGCCATGCCGGATTGACGGAGAGAAAATAGACGAAGGACGTGAGCGACGAGGCGAGCGTGTCATGCGCGGCCATCATCAGGAAATTCATGTGATCGGCGACTTCCTGCGCGGTCAGGAGCGCGCCGTCCTCCATCGTCGCCTTGCACAGTTCCGTGAACAGATCGGTCCCGTCGCCGCCGCGCCGCCGCTCCATCTCCCTTGTGAAATAGTCGACCATGTCGGCGCGCGCCTTCACGCCGCGATACATCTGCGTGCCCGGAATCGGCCGGCGCACGACGCTCACCGCGGCGGCGACCATCTCGATATACGCCTGCTTGATGCGGCTGATGTCGGCGCCGACGCCGGCGCCGAGAAAGGACATCGCCGCAAGGTCGAGCGTCATTTCCTTGATCGCCGGATAAAAGCGCAGATCGCGCGTCTGTTTCAGCCTGGCGATCCCGGCCGCGACGCCGCTGTTGAGACTGTTGAGATAGGCTTGCAACGGCCCCGATTTGAAGGCGACGGACAGCGCCTTGCGATGCAGCCGATGCTCGTCGAAATCGAGCAGCATCAGCCCGCGCGGAAAGAGGCGATCGAGAATGATCCCCCAGCCGAGCGCGTTGGAAAGCGCCTTCGCTTCGTCGAGCAGCAGGAATTCATTGGCTTCGGGGCCAAGCAGCGTGACCGTATGCGCGCCCAGAATATAGCTGCGATAGACGGGGCCATATCGTTTGGCGAAGTCTTCGGTGGCGCCCTTGGGGTCGGCGAGAACCTTGAGCGTATGGCCGATGATGGGCCAGCCGCTCGAGCCGGGAATTCTCGCCAGCGCGGCGCGCGTCGGCGCGGGTATCGTCTCGGCGACAGCGGACATAATGAAATCTCGCTATAAATGCAGGAATAAGCCAAGCTTTCTCGCTCGAGACAAAATACGCCAGACGCGACGGCGCATCAACGCGCGCCGTTTGACGAAGCCGCTCTCGCGGCGGGCGCTCGATGCGATGATCAGGAAAGAAGAGGTTTACGACAGATTGGCCGGCGGGCGGATGTTGTTTGCCGGATTGGTGTCATGTCTCGAAAGCCGCAGGATCAGGCCCTGGCCGACGAGTGGTTCGAGATCGGCCGCGAGCGCGTCGGCGACGGATTTCGGGTAGACCTCTTCTCCCGAAACGACGAGCGCGAAAGCCTTGAGATGTTTCGCGCGCTTTTCAGGATCGTCGATCGTCAGCTTCGTCCATTTGTAGAGCGGAAACGCCGCGACGCCGGACTTCTCCGCCTCGGCAACATAGTCTTCGAAGGCCTGAAGCTGATTGCGCAAGGCGGCGTCATGTTTTTCGAGAATATGCGCGATCGGCCGCAGACGCCCGTCTCCCGGGTCCCTGCGCGCAATTTCCGCATCCGCCGCGTCGAGATAAATTCGGACCTGATGTTGCCATTCACCGCTCATGACCGGGCGCCTTTTCAGTAATCGACACCAAGGTAGAGCGGCGGCGGCCAGTGGCCAGTCGCGGTCTGGAAGCTGGTTTGGGGAGCGGTCGCGTTCAAAGAAGAGTTTGCGAATTTATCGCTTTCTTTGTTTCGCAGTCGCGAAGACGGCGACTGCGTTGCACAAGGAATACTGCTGTAATTAAGCAACAGGCAGGAAAAACACATGTTGTCGGCGTCGAGCTCTCTTGATTAATCGGCGAGATCGACCGACCCTTATCGTCAAGTAGTATCCATGCCCGCCTTCCTGAGAGGCGGGCCGAGGAGATCGACGATGAGGAAATCTCAAAACGATCGGGACCCCATCAAGGAGTTCATCAGAAGCATTGCGCCACGACTCGAACGCCTGACGTCCGGCGAGGCCAAATCCGGCCTTCCGGCGCGCAATCGCCCGGGTTTTTCGCAGGAGACCCGGTCGCGGCACGCGCGGCGCGTCGACACGGTTCTGGGAACCTCGTGAGGGGGGTGGGGCGGCGGGGGAGAGGCGCGCGCCGGCGCCAATCGCGCATGCGCCGCCTTCCCGTCCCGGTCCCGGCTTATTGAGGCGCCGGGGACGCTCTGAGGATGAGTTTGGCTCCCTCGCATTCAGCGTAGCCGATCAGCCCCGCCTTCTGCGTGCTCGCGGCTGCGGGCGTATGACCGCTCCAGACACAGCTTTTCTTGCCATCCGTCCGGTCCGTCAGATTGAGCGTGTAAACGCCGTCGGTGATCGCACCGTCGATTTTGTAGGCGAGCGGCGCGCCCCTGCCCGACATCATGTCGGCCGTCCCGGAAACTTTGCCTGCGACGACCTCCAGGGTCCATGTGCCCTGCGCCCCTTTGATGCCGGCGGTGTTCTCTTCGGTGACGAGCCATTTCTCGCTCGCCGCCAGCGCCGGCGACGCCATGGCAAGAATTGCAAGGATGGATGCAAGGGTCAGCTTGGACATGAATGATCTCCTCCGTTCGCGCGCCGGCTTGTCGCCGATCGTCGGGGAGCAGGGTCGCTCAACGCGCCGTCGCCCGCAACTGTGCAATCGCGCTGCGGCCGCCCGCATGGCGATCCTAAGGGCCGGATGTGGCGTCAGCGATCGAGATTGAGCTTTGAGTCAGCCTTGTTCTCGATGGTCGGCTCGCTCGCGATCGCCCTGGGTTTCGGCGGGTTCGACG
The DNA window shown above is from Methylocystis echinoides and carries:
- a CDS encoding DUF3309 family protein, with protein sequence MLSTVLVVLLILLLIGSLPTWPYSAEWGYGPGGAVGAILAIVLVLALLGRL
- a CDS encoding DUF4339 domain-containing protein, which codes for MDEWYYAENGESVGPVAAEVVARAVADAGDQAVLVWSPGMPDWVDGRDLPQFAAKDAAGAAPAALFGAGTRIVAEKRAVAEPTTDSRGKTLIKRARHELLAYVGIATYLFVWFCALMFYKSTVLKGAGVDLAPFGVAALVKSLILAKFILLLEAVQLGARRGKGAILIVQIALRALIFTVALAIMTVIEEIVVGYFHGHGAKESLSGLITATSPSQVLATAILMFLVLVPYLAFRRIALEVGQLPELLFTRRGIKEAA
- a CDS encoding ester cyclase produces the protein MSKDAQYDLAALWDEHCRYEFEARDVDATMATMVDAPYVNHIPTMTGGVGHDELKRFYKYHFIGANPPDTTLTSISRTVGAESVVDEMLFSFTHTHEVDWMLPGVAPTGRRIDVPLVAIARFRDGKLAHEHIYWDQASVLVQIGLLEPGTLPIAGVAQARKLTDQTLPSNEMMPNWAKSAGKPL
- a CDS encoding cytochrome P450 is translated as MSAVAETIPAPTRAALARIPGSSGWPIIGHTLKVLADPKGATEDFAKRYGPVYRSYILGAHTVTLLGPEANEFLLLDEAKALSNALGWGIILDRLFPRGLMLLDFDEHRLHRKALSVAFKSGPLQAYLNSLNSGVAAGIARLKQTRDLRFYPAIKEMTLDLAAMSFLGAGVGADISRIKQAYIEMVAAAVSVVRRPIPGTQMYRGVKARADMVDYFTREMERRRGGDGTDLFTELCKATMEDGALLTAQEVADHMNFLMMAAHDTLASSLTSFVYFLSVNPAWQEQLREEVLALGLARGEPLPFERLRDLPLVEMAFNESMRIIPPAPSVLRCALREVEFGGYRIPAGACVAINPLYTHHMPQHWPEPATFDPRRFTPEAQRARHKYAYVPFGGGAHMCLGLHFAYLQAKCFAYHLLTTTRLVAPPDYRPAWQYWPIPRPRDGLRVTLAPLP